Below is a genomic region from Meleagris gallopavo isolate NT-WF06-2002-E0010 breed Aviagen turkey brand Nicholas breeding stock chromosome 5, Turkey_5.1, whole genome shotgun sequence.
ACTTGTAGCTGAGGAGATTGGCAATCTGAGTTACTAAGCAgagttttgctgctgttataAATAGAGGTAACTCTGAATcagattttcttccaaattatttgaagtctgagaaaaacaacaaaaagtgtCAGATGAGAATGAAAgtttaaatactatttttcatgtttaaaaaaaacttttattctGAATACAGTCTTTATAGTTCAAATCTTAGCTTCTTTCCACCCTCCCTCCCCTTTTAAAGTAAAGTGGAATTTTTTGAGTATAGCAGAAATTGCAAATATATCAAAATTCTGACAGTGGCAAATGTTGTCCTTGTGGTAGATGTCAATATAAAAATAGCAGGATGGACTTGTAAACTAGTAGGAATTGTCAAAACACACAAATTGTGGCAGGGTTGTTGTAATCAACATCACTAGCAGACTCCGAtgttatgaaaaataacattctttATTAGAtccaagaatcatagaacggcttggattggaaggcacctccaagatcatcaagctccagcctcctgctgcatgcagggctgccaacctccatatctaatactatAGAcgaggctgtccagggccccatccaacctggccttgaacacctacagggacggggcatccacaacctctctgttcAGCCTTTTCCATCACCTCACCGCGCTCTTGGtgaagaactttcccctgataTTCAATCTAagtcttcccttcctcaacttaaaaccatttccccttgtactGCTGTTATCATCTATCCTTTGAAAGAATCgattcccttcctgtttgtaggctccctttaggtactggaagtCTGCAATGAGATAACCTTGCAGACTtctcaggctgaacaagccctgcTCCTttagcctgtcttcacaggggaggtgcttcagtcctctgatcgtttttgtggccctcctaTGGACCCTCTCTAACAGCTCCATATAATAGTTGCTGTTTTTATTACCACAGACCTAAATTTGAAAGCCAGAAAGAATGAAGATCCTAAATGCTTCTCTGATGCTCTAGGAAGTGAGAAAATTATGTATAGGTTTGGgaactattttttaatatattgtcTTTGGCAAAGTATATACTGTATTGATATGAAAGCTTTCTACAGGACCACAACACGTTTATATGTTTACCTCCTATTAGACAAAGTAAATGAGGACTTATTTAGTGGAATGATTGCCATCCAAGGTATACTTCACCATTTTATTAAGGATTTGCTATATCACCAAATAGAAGACGGTGCTGATAGACTTCACTGGGATGCACGTGGTTCTTTCCAAACGACGTGACAAATCATTTTGAGGAGCATATGCCTGATATAAGAATCATGACTCATTATCTGTAAACTGTGTATCATTTATCATTCTTTTGTTGGGAGTAAACTGTACATAGAATACAGTAAGCTCCTATTACTGTTTGCTGGTGGGGGAATTTAAATAGTATAAAAATGGGAAGCATGTGTTGGAGATGAGTGATTAGCTTCCTGGGTAGCATGCCATTACACTGGTGAAATCCACAGTTTTACTGGTAAAATTTCAGCAGTAATCATAATTACTGAGCTATGGTATTTTCTGTAATTGGATTAGCAGTACTCTAGGTCTGACTGGCATGAAAGTTAATGTCTAAAAtcgagagagagagagagagagagagagagagagagagagagaaaggtgTATTTCTGTCAGTTtagggagggagagggagctTTAAATGGCTTTAGAGcatgtttttgtcatttttttttcttataccCTAATGACTGTGTATATTAAGATCATAATTTACATGCAAAGGTAGTGAAAATAGGCAAAAATATCTATTATGTTTAGAAATACTTTATTATTCTCTTGACTTGGTTTTGAGTTCATTGTAGTTCAGAACAAGCTTCTGTGCCTGTTTAaatttcccttcattttctgccagaTCTCCATTTAGTGTAAGCTTTTCAAGTAggaactatttttttaattttatttttattattatttttatgacaaCTAGCATAGTTCACCAACGTGGTCTTTGAGCTGCTTAGGGATTACAGAAGTGATGCTGTCAACagtggaaaattaaaatatgatgAATGATTAAACTGAAATTTGCATGATGCTGTAAAGGCATTATCTCATAGTTGATATTAATGTATATATTTCACTATATTTGATGGATTTACTGAGATGTACTGAAAACTTTTGAGACGCTGGAAACCAATTCATGGAATATATTCCAATCTTGCTGTGGTGATCTGGGCTTTAATGCAATTTacacactaacaaaaaaaaaaaaatacaacttggCATGTCATATTCAACTCCTTTGCATCTACAGACTAGTAAATTAAATGTCCATTTACAGCTCTCCTTTGAAAACAGTTCCTATGATAAGGGTCCTGATTTCATCTGTTGTCTCTCATGTTCTGCAGATGCAAAGGCAAAATTTGCAGAAAAGCATGATTTTTGTTAGTTCTTTGCAGAAAGTGGTATTCATAAGCAACAAACTATGTGCAGGTTCTCACTATTTCCTTCCAAGTCATGCAGCACCTGCAAAACTCCATGAACTTAATCTGCAGGAGTACTTGAGGCAAATGCGGCTATCACTTTGAGTCTAAGCTCAtgtgaaaaataggaaaaagtatGTCAGTTCCACACTTAACAGTGTTAATTCAAGATCACTCTTCTGCTAAACTTAGAAACTGTCATTCCTCATGAGGTTTATGTATGTTCTCTGAAAAGCTTGTGCATTTGTTgtttggaactttttttttactgttagtGGTGAGGTTTATGACACGAGTTAAAAGTTATGGATCTGTCTGTGTACTTATCTCTGGGTAATATGAATGAGATTTCCTAGGTTGTACTAGACTATTCTGTGATTGCTGGTCCATATTAGGGTGATGATAACCTGTTCCAGTAAGTCTTGGGtatattgtttttcttgtcaTACATGATCTTCATGTGTCATTAAACCTTTTCACTTCGATCTGCCTTTTTATGCAATGCTCCATACATCTGTCAGCAAAATGTGCAGAAATAATTCCTTTCCTCCATTAAATATACGTAATTTAAGTTGGCTTCACTAGAAGGGCTCAGAATAATTCAGTGAAGTGTACTTAGTTTTATATAGGAGTGTAATTATATAGTGCATTTGTTACTGTCTTTAAAGTCATGTTTTTGAAAATGGTGACAGTTTAAATCCTTGGATAGAACACCACTGTTGAAAGGATAACACTAGATGGCAACATGCACACTCTGACTATAAGAAGGATGTAGGCAGCTGAGTTTGAGTTATAGTTtgaagagaattattttttactaaGAAGAAAGATATTTATGATTAATAATGGCAGAGAACTAACTACCCATGAGTGCAGATGTCCAAAATTTGCAGGGAAAAGCAATTTCTTAGGATCTTCAAGGAAGGATGAATGTCTTCAGGAAAGTGTAAAAGAGCTAGCCACAAAACTTGAAAGCAAAAAGATTTAAGACAAAAGTGGAAATCCTTTGTAAGCAGtaatcatttatttctgatcATAAACAAACATTGTTCAATTGCAGTTAGACTTCATAGACTCTTAACCGTATAGGTCTAAAATCGGTCTTAATACTCTGTTGTATATCATGGTAGTGGTCTTCTCTGTGTATAGACATAAGGGAGCTGTCACTGCCTTGCCTTGGCTGCTACAGGAGGGAGCTGTAGTGAGTTGTTGTAGTTCAGGTACCAATATACAGATGGATTGCTTAAGCCACACAGACTTAGAAGAGCCTCTTGGCTGTGCACCTAGCACTGACATGGGAGCCATTCTGCACACAAATGGGACAGGACTgtagtgaaaaagaaaacacaatgcaTTTGAACGTGTAAGTGTATACATCCATGTGTGTTATCCATACGATTACTGAGAATTTGCTTCTCTGAGGTTTTATATTCAACCTATAACTgagtctgtttatttttcttctttacattcATTCTGAATAAATTAATGAGCATTAGAACTGTAGTTGATCCTTACTTCCATTTATTTCCACTTTGAAGCTTAACTCTTTCTCCATCTGAACTTGCACTTTGAGTTTTAGTTATCTGGGCTTGAAGTATTTCAATAAACACTATCTGCCTGCTTTAGATATTCTGAAGGCAAGTTGGGTAGGTACATGTgatttggggtttgtttttgttttttttttttttttgaNNNNNNNNNNNNNNNNNNNNNNNNNNNNNNNNNNNNNNNNNNNNNNNNNNNNNNNNNNNNNNNNNNNNNNNNNNNNNNNNNNNNNNNNNNNNNNNNNNNNAAAAAATCCAGCTTGATTAAATTTTGTGGCACAGTTGGTGGTGCCTACTGTTACTTAATGAagctgtttcaaaatattttcttttgcttttaaaaaagtgtAGATTTTTGAGTGTATGTAAAAAGTCATGCTTGTGGGGTTTAAAAGATTAATCTTTTTAATATAACAAGCacttcaaatcttttttttaatagaacttTATGGAATGTATTAGAAAATATGGTATTGTGCAACAGCTGCAAAGTGCACACATTTCATCTATAGTTTCTAATATTTCAGTTAAGATGCTGTTTTCCAAAGGCCATGTAAAGAGCCATACATCTTGGAGTTGGAGGAAAAAACTTGAACAGTTCAGTTTTCCCAGCCTGGATTCTGGATTAACTGCACTTCATTGTATTTGTTATTACTGTAGGTTTACATCTGTGTAGTTTACAGAGTGTAGTGCCAAGATAGCAATTTTAGTGGAATTTCATGTAATTGGGAATGAAAGAATGGAGATGTTTATCAGAAAACTGTTGGGAGGTACTTGAGTCTCTTGCATGGTAATCTGAGAGGTTTTCTTCATTTGGACAGCTCTTTTATGTGAAGATACAAAGGAGTACAATACTTGTGTATCTACCTGTGGCAGAACCTGCCAAGCACTGTCTGTGCCAGAGACATGCAGCAGTGATTGTGTTGAAGGCTGTGCTTGTCCCTTTGGAATGTACTTGAACTCCAAGACTGAAAGATGTGTAGAGAGGTAGGTAAAGTTGCACCTCTGATAGTTACACTCACTATCTTACACTCTTACCTTTACACGACATATTTAAACATTAATAAACATGAAATCCATAGGTACCATGCATTTGCAAAATTGGCAGGATCTTAGAAGTATGCAGAACCTGCTTGTTGATCAAAAATAATTGGAATATTTAAATTCATCGAGCACTGACAAAGCTGATTGTCACATACTGCCTGTTTCTGGCATATGAGAAACACAGAATGTCTCCATTGCTATATGAAGGTTCTGCTTTGTTGCTGATTTCGCAGGGAAtgcaattattcatttttttccttcactttctgAGGTAATCAGAGTTACTTCTATTTTCTCCTACTCTAGAAATGAATGCCCCTGTTATTTTCAAGGAATCGACTATCCACCTGGAGACAATGTCATCACATCTTTGGGCAAATGGTAAGAGAACATAACTGTTCTTCCATCTGACAAAATGTGCTCTCTGTTCTGAAAACTCTAGCAAATCATTCTATTCATCctgttttttattgttgctgttaATATTAAACACAGAATAATCCTGCATTGGTTTCTATGCATATTTGGATGGAGCTTTTTTAGAACTTAAGTTTTCAGGTTGCTGTGCTTGTACTTCTTTATGCTGAAGTGCAGATTAGAATGAAAAGCTGCTGTCATTAGATAGATCCATACTAACACAGAGCTCCGGAAAATCCCAacttttttctgatttaattaTGCTGAATGCTACGGTAAACAGTTGGCTGAGTCACACTGTTGATGTGATTGTCCACAAAtggattcttcttttttaagaaatggCTGCACACGAAAGCCATCTTTTTGTTGATTTCAGTGGAGTTGCGTTGAAATTTGGCAGCTGGGatttcagataaaataagaaatgtctCTCATTTAGTCATGACTTTTGCTTGCAATGTTTGACAGTGGCTATCAAATtttctaacattaaaaaaaaaaattactagaCCATTTTGGCTGGAATTTTCAGGTGGGTAGTTTGTTAATGGCCCGTGATAGGAGTGGGTGAGAGAAGTATCAATCTGTGTTTTGCTTGGGGAAAAGTCACTCTAGTTTAGTACAAGAAAACTGCAGTCTCAATAGCTTATGTTTGTATTATATTCAGTGCTGAAATTTACCTGCAACTGTGGGATAATGTGGGGCTGTTGGTATTGTCAAACTCTTCATGTAAGCTAATAGCTTGCTTTCCAGCAGTTCTAAGCtactgttgaagaaaaaaaatggaatatttaTAATGATATGACTGTTTGTATAATAGTACATACACAGAGCAGAGTAGCTTGCTGTAACTGTATATGCATTTAagatcttgttttattttgctgctgttactGCATTTTCTTAGATGATGATGATCCTATTTACAGGGCTTGGTTTGCTATTCCTGCACTAATGTCTTTGGGAGCAATGTAGTGGTATATTTCTGGAGATATTTTTTGTGTCAACACAGGTACTCTAACTCCTCAGAATAATACTTGAACTATTCAATGGTTGTTATTTGTAGGGATTATCCTACATCTTATATTACATAGAAAGCAAAAGATTGGAGTTTAATTAATACTCTTTGAGATAATGAATATATGCTTTTATCATAGTTCTAATTTTCAATGCAAACCTTAcgtaatttttaattaatttgtacTGTACATTTCATTATTGAACAGAAAATAGCAATATCTGACATCTTCCTGGCTCTCATATCTTATATTTTCATTCCAGCCATTGCAGTAATGGAGTCATGAATTGTGATAACAACATAATTGGTGAGTGAAGCAGCACAGGGAGAATATACTTGAAGTCTAATGAATATTTGTCCTCTAATCTCTGTGAAATTTTGTATCTGGTACAAAATGGTGCTGTatatagaaataaatgatttgcGAGATGGAATCCCTGAGAACTGtctaaaatacttttaaatctGAGCAACTTTTTTCCTAGTGCTTTGAAGtacttttatatattttctttaagattGCTAATGTAAATGAACTTAAGTGCATGACAAACAGCAGAACTTCAGTAGAGATTACAAAGGCTAGCACTGTCATTTAAAATGTCATTGTAGGAATTGAACACTAAtttctcagatttttctttcactccACAAATTCTGAGTAAGACAAAGACTAAtactgcatttctcattcaaaaaaaaaaaaatcagaaatgctttttctattacagtatattttatattaagttTTATGGCCTAGACTCTGTGGTGGTGCTCCTTTTATTTTGTCGTAACTGCTGAGAAAATCATGTCCCTTACTAAATGTATGTATAAATTTGAGTATTTTGTATGAGATTTTTAGAGGTACTGGAAGTTAACTATGCTCAGAAAAGACAGTTGGTCAGAAGTTATAGAGCCACTACATTTGTAGATTTATTTCAACAGTGTATTGCAGATCACTGTTGGATACAAAATTTGAAGAGTGGAGAACTAATGTTTGTGTCAATTTATTTCCCCCCAGCACAGAACTGCCCAGTTGGGCAGATATATATTAACTGCAGTAATCCGAAAGTTGATGCTGAACTCAGCAGAGAGAGAACTTGTGAGAACAAACTGCTAAACCTCACTTTTTCAGCACACCTTCCTTGTGTTTCAGGTTGTGTCTGCCCACCAGGGTGAGTAATATTTTTGCACTGTGTTTTGGTGCACAACTATAGTTGAGTAACTTCAGTAGCTATCACTACTGAAGATGTACCATATCATTGTTTGGAGAACTTGAGTTGACTCTTACCCTCCAAACCCAGTGCTACTTTCAGCATGTGGCTGAGAACTCGGAAAAGAACAAAGTTTATATGATCTACTCCTTTGCTATGACTGGCCCTAGGATTATGAAAATTTTCTACTGCTTCCTGAGGCaagttagaggaaaaaaatgtcagtaaCGGTTGACCTTAAAAATCTTGTAGTGTATTTGTATGGTTACAAGAGGGAGAGACTTGTAAtattttcaagacaaaaatTGATAAAGTTGAAAGTTCCTGTAGAAAGTGTACTTTTGCAAGTCTGTTTGTAGGATCACATCCTCAGTTTTTAAAGTAGAAGTAGGAAATGGTATCCTTAAGCCCAGGATTTTGACCAGAAATATTAATCTGTACTGAGGAGGTAGAAAAGCTCTAGgcagacctcactgtggccttccagtattgaaaggagcgtataaacaggagagggaatggtagtttacgagggtggatagaGATAGGATAAGGGCGAATGGGGATACAGGGagttttaggttagatattagaaggaagtttttcactcagagggtggtgaggcactggaatgggctgcccaaggaggttgtggatgccccatccctggaagcattcggggccagactggatgtggctctgggcagcctggtctgNNNNNNNNNNNNNNNNNNNNNNNNNNNNNNNNNNNNNNNNNNNNNNNNNNNNNNNNNNNNNNNNNNNNNNNNNNNNNNNNNNNNNNNNNNNNNNNNNNNNAGGCTAGGGTTCAGTTTCTCACCATTTTCCTAGTACCTGGTTATAATGTAAGCACAATTTTATAAATTATAGCATATGTCAGCAATAACACTTCATAATACATAATACTTTTTCTACATACTTAATTCCATTATTGTATTTCTCAGCTGAATGTTCAGTTTCAGGAGACATTCATTTTATGACATTTGATGGACGTGAATACACTTTTCAAGCCACTTGCCAATACATTCTAGCAAAGAGTCGTACATCTGGAGAGTTTACTGTATCCTTGCAAAATGCTCCCTGTGGACAGGTAAGGCTTAGAACTTTCTCATTATGTTTGTATCTTGATGGGAAAATGCATATCAAGGAGGAAACAATATCAAAGCCATTGAATACATTAAAATTATTAGCAACAGTTGTCCTCACTGATGAAATAAATGTGAGCAAAAGCATTCAACTAATAGGAAGGATCATGCCAGTGTTCTCATCCAGTGTTCACCGAAGTCATTCAATAGTACGTTGTGGTTTTTGTGGCAAATCTTGGATGACttgtttcttcagctttctgGATCTTTGTGGCTTTGCAGTGAGCACAAAATTATCTTATTACTACTAGGAAGACGAATGAGggtgttggtttgtttttgttgttttttgttgtggggtttttttttttttgcattttgaatatAGATTTCTCATTTGGCTCTGTTCTTGCAGCTTGAAATTCACTTTAACTTACGTTGATGTAGGAAATTTTGGGTAGCTTTTGAACAACTTTCTTGGCTTTAGGTATAGATATGCATCTGTTACTGTGAAAGTTTGTAGTCTGTACAGCCAAACACCCATGTGCGTATGTATAGCTGATGCTATGGATGCTACTTCGTTAGAGCTCTGATACTAAATACAGAAgtcaaaaatgtatttcatttacttTACACTGAAGACCTAATCTCTTGTTCTCTGCGTGGATTACTGAACGTGTATTATACTGTTGTACTTGTGAGGTATAGAACACTAAGATTTTCATTGAAATTGCGCGTTGCTAGTATGCTAGATTGCTAGTTGCTAGATACAACAAGGTATAGTATTTTATTCAGTGTATTTCAAGTCATGTTGCAGTCATGAAGCTTCTCTGCAACTTACATTGTTCATACACTTGACATTGTCTTGGGAAGAAGAATGGTCATGCCACATTTTTGAAGTCATATTTCAGTGAAATCTATTTGCTCTAGTGCAACAAAAGCTACCTGAGTCACAGAAAAGACCTTTAAGTAGAAGGAAGTCATACGAAACTGTCACTGGAAGTTCACCATAATAGAAATTTTATAGTATTCAATAGAATAGAGTAGGTAGAattatagttaaaaaaaaaagtaatgatagAATTAAATGGTAATCTggacagagatgcagaacaGGAGATGAGTGACTAGAGAACAACTTTGCAGAAAGGGATCTGACAGTCAGGAGTGCTGACTGCATTATAGGGTGCGTTGAACGCAGTGTGTAGACACCAGGTCAGAAGAGGTGGTTCACGTGCTATATTTAGTGTTGATGCTACTTTGCCTTGAATATTGTATGCAGTTCTGG
It encodes:
- the LOC104911040 gene encoding otogelin-like, producing the protein MYLNSKTERCVERNECPCYFQGIDYPPGDNVITSLGKCHCSNGVMNCDNNIIAQNCPVGQIYINCSNPKVDAELSRERTCENKLLNLTFSAHLPCVSGCVCPPG